The following are encoded together in the Nitrospinota bacterium genome:
- a CDS encoding Rrf2 family transcriptional regulator, protein MRISAKGEYALRALHYLSLNYGKGLIHIKDIAENQKIPLKFLEGILLKLKNAGYLSSKRGARGGYFLAKPPGSINIAEIMRSMDIPLTPIDCVNDNASNLCDHKENCDLIWLWRDIKNKVEEILENTTFEDLCVKNKNQSKRIAI, encoded by the coding sequence ATGAGAATTTCCGCAAAAGGTGAATATGCACTGAGAGCTCTTCATTATCTGTCGCTAAACTATGGAAAGGGGCTCATTCATATTAAAGATATTGCTGAAAACCAGAAGATTCCTTTAAAATTTTTAGAAGGAATTTTGCTTAAGCTAAAAAATGCTGGTTATCTAAGTAGCAAAAGAGGTGCGAGAGGAGGATATTTCCTTGCAAAACCACCAGGAAGTATAAACATAGCGGAGATCATGAGGAGTATGGACATCCCCTTAACACCGATTGATTGTGTCAATGATAATGCTTCCAACCTTTGTGATCACAAAGAAAACTGTGATTTAATATGGTTATGGAGAGATATCAAGAATAAGGTCGAGGAGATTTTAGAAAATACCACCTTTGAAGACTTATGCGTAAAGAACAAAAATCAATCCAAAAGGATTGCTATCTGA
- a CDS encoding NUDIX hydrolase — MSLDIKKCQNCGEVVHVYKTPFVTVDIIIEMENNKIILINRANPPKGWALPGGYVDYGESLERAAIREAKEETSLDIRLIRQFHTYSDPKRDPRQHNISTVFIAKGDGVAEADSDAKDIGLFGEEDLPDRIVFDHPKILDDYFKNKY; from the coding sequence ATGAGTCTAGATATAAAAAAATGCCAGAACTGTGGTGAGGTAGTTCATGTATACAAGACTCCTTTTGTCACTGTTGATATCATTATAGAGATGGAAAATAACAAGATCATATTAATTAATAGGGCAAACCCCCCCAAAGGCTGGGCTCTTCCAGGGGGATATGTTGATTATGGCGAATCCCTTGAGAGAGCCGCTATTAGAGAAGCAAAAGAGGAAACCTCTTTAGATATCAGACTCATAAGACAGTTTCATACATACTCTGACCCCAAAAGAGACCCTAGACAGCATAATATCAGTACAGTTTTTATAGCGAAGGGTGATGGTGTGGCTGAGGCAGATTCAGATGCTAAGGATATCGGTTTGTTTGGAGAAGAAGACCTTCCAGATAGAATTGTTTTTGACCATCCAAAGATTTTAGATGATTATTTCAAAAATAAATACTAA
- the rnr gene encoding ribonuclease R: MSRLQVPVEKRSSFRKMIKRMNIESKIVRVKGSRYSLQENRNLITGRIQAHPDGYAFLIPEKKEEPDIYISPRNLRNAMHGDSVIIRIESMRRGERREGIVLKVVERAHSIVIGAYYLDGKAAYVIPEDRRIFQHFYIPKKNRSSAKKGQIVKVEITSYPTLRYNAEGKIIDILGYSDDPNVEIDIVVHKYDLPLKFPKKVLKEAEECPLQINPEEIEKRVDLRGLITFTIDGETAKDFDDAVSIEKLKNGNIRLGVHIADVSYYVKENSELDKEAYKRGTSVYFPDRAIPMLPERLSNGICSLNPMEERLTMSAMMDFDKKGNMRSYEILDTVIKSRERMTYTDVARILDGGKTLMKKYKGIKDELFLMKDLTEILGKRRLAEGSIDFDLPEADVILDMNGKIENIIKAERTIAHKMIEEFMLAANKTVASHLFWIEIPSLYRVHDKPDPLKIEVFNEFVHGFGYRIKGKGNIHSKSLQHILEKIKGRPEERLINTILLRSMKKARYSEENLGHFALAFDNYTHFTSPIRRYPDLTVHRLLRIARKKGRLSKKRIKELEETLPKIAEQSSNRERLADEAEREIVDLKKAQFMLNKIGEEYFGYISGVTPFGFFVELEDLFVEGLVHVTNLQDDYYIYLENQHMLKGESRGKTYRLGDRVYVRVANVSLEKREIDFSLLKKSL; the protein is encoded by the coding sequence ATAAGTAGGCTTCAGGTTCCTGTTGAAAAGAGGAGTAGTTTCAGAAAGATGATTAAAAGAATGAATATTGAATCAAAGATAGTAAGGGTAAAAGGATCACGGTATTCCCTCCAGGAAAACAGGAATTTAATTACAGGAAGAATCCAGGCACACCCTGATGGCTACGCCTTTTTAATCCCGGAAAAAAAAGAAGAGCCTGATATTTATATAAGCCCCAGAAACTTGAGAAATGCCATGCATGGAGACAGTGTTATAATAAGAATAGAGTCAATGAGAAGGGGAGAAAGAAGAGAGGGTATAGTCTTAAAGGTAGTGGAGAGGGCCCACTCAATTGTTATAGGAGCTTATTATCTCGATGGAAAGGCAGCCTATGTCATTCCAGAAGACAGAAGGATATTCCAGCATTTCTATATCCCCAAGAAAAATCGTTCCTCCGCTAAAAAAGGCCAGATTGTTAAGGTAGAGATAACCAGTTATCCAACCCTAAGATATAATGCCGAAGGAAAGATAATCGATATTTTGGGCTATTCTGATGACCCAAATGTTGAAATCGATATTGTGGTTCATAAGTATGACCTTCCACTCAAGTTTCCAAAAAAGGTATTAAAAGAGGCAGAAGAATGTCCTCTACAAATAAACCCTGAAGAAATTGAGAAGAGGGTAGATCTTCGAGGACTCATAACCTTTACCATTGACGGGGAGACAGCAAAAGACTTTGATGATGCTGTTTCCATTGAGAAATTAAAAAATGGAAATATAAGATTAGGGGTCCATATTGCCGATGTCAGCTATTATGTAAAAGAAAATAGTGAGCTTGACAAAGAGGCCTATAAAAGAGGAACAAGTGTTTATTTCCCTGACAGGGCTATCCCCATGCTTCCAGAACGCCTATCCAATGGGATATGCAGCCTTAATCCAATGGAAGAGCGCCTCACGATGAGTGCGATGATGGATTTTGATAAAAAGGGAAATATGAGAAGCTATGAGATTCTGGATACGGTTATAAAGAGCAGGGAACGGATGACCTATACAGATGTTGCCAGGATACTTGATGGGGGTAAAACCCTTATGAAAAAGTACAAAGGCATAAAAGATGAGCTTTTCTTGATGAAAGACCTAACAGAGATACTGGGAAAGAGGAGACTGGCTGAGGGGAGCATTGACTTTGACCTTCCTGAGGCTGATGTGATTTTGGATATGAATGGAAAAATAGAGAATATTATCAAAGCAGAAAGAACCATCGCTCACAAGATGATAGAGGAATTCATGCTGGCTGCAAATAAGACCGTTGCAAGCCATCTCTTCTGGATAGAAATTCCTTCGCTTTATAGGGTTCACGATAAGCCTGACCCCTTAAAAATAGAGGTGTTCAATGAGTTTGTCCACGGGTTTGGTTACCGGATAAAAGGTAAAGGGAACATCCATTCTAAGTCCCTACAGCATATATTGGAAAAAATAAAAGGAAGGCCAGAAGAGAGGCTTATAAACACCATCCTTCTTCGGTCGATGAAGAAGGCCAGATATTCAGAAGAAAATTTAGGACACTTTGCCCTTGCCTTTGACAATTATACCCATTTCACATCTCCCATAAGAAGATATCCAGACCTTACGGTTCATAGACTTTTAAGGATAGCAAGAAAAAAGGGAAGGCTTTCGAAAAAGAGAATAAAAGAGCTGGAAGAGACCCTTCCAAAAATAGCCGAGCAATCTTCCAATAGAGAGAGGCTCGCTGATGAAGCAGAAAGAGAAATTGTTGATTTAAAAAAGGCACAGTTCATGTTAAATAAGATTGGAGAGGAATATTTTGGATATATCTCAGGTGTTACCCCTTTTGGTTTTTTTGTAGAACTGGAAGACCTGTTTGTGGAAGGGCTTGTGCATGTAACTAATCTTCAGGATGATTATTACATTTATTTAGAAAACCAGCACATGCTCAAGGGAGAATCCAGAGGGAAAACCTATCGCCTGGGAGACAGGGTATATGTCAGGGTAGCAAATGTCAGTCTTGAGAAGAGAGAAATAGACTTTTCCCTGTTGAAAAAATCCCTTTAA
- the cysE gene encoding serine O-acetyltransferase: MKRSTVMFRQIKGDIEAVFERDPAAKSVLEILFCYPGLHALIFHRIAHFFWRKKLLFLGRFISHIGRLLTGIEIHPGAKIGSGFFIDHGMGVVIGETAEIGDNCTLYHGVTLGGTSLKKEKRHPTLGNNVVVGAGAKLLGPFMVGDNSKIGANSVVINEVPPNSTVVGIPGKVVFKGEKKAEDKVDLNHHVLPDPQAKALKCLVNKILEMEKEIAKLKKDSLELYK, translated from the coding sequence CTGAAGAGGAGCACTGTGATGTTTAGACAGATCAAAGGGGATATAGAAGCAGTCTTTGAAAGAGACCCAGCAGCCAAAAGTGTTTTGGAAATTCTCTTTTGTTATCCAGGTCTCCATGCATTAATATTTCATCGTATTGCCCATTTCTTCTGGAGAAAAAAACTTCTCTTTTTAGGTAGATTTATTTCTCATATTGGAAGATTGCTGACTGGTATTGAGATCCATCCCGGGGCAAAGATAGGTTCTGGTTTTTTTATAGATCATGGAATGGGAGTGGTTATAGGGGAAACAGCAGAAATAGGTGATAATTGTACCCTTTACCATGGTGTAACCCTTGGAGGAACAAGCCTGAAAAAAGAAAAACGTCATCCTACTCTGGGAAACAATGTTGTGGTTGGAGCTGGTGCAAAGTTACTGGGCCCTTTTATGGTTGGTGATAATAGTAAGATCGGGGCTAATTCGGTTGTAATTAATGAGGTGCCTCCAAATTCTACTGTGGTAGGAATTCCTGGTAAAGTCGTATTTAAAGGAGAAAAAAAGGCAGAAGACAAGGTGGATCTCAATCACCATGTACTCCCCGATCCTCAAGCAAAGGCTCTTAAATGTCTGGTTAATAAAATTTTAGAAATGGAAAAAGAAATCGCTAAGTTAAAAAAAGATTCTTTAGAGCTCTATAAATAG
- the nifS gene encoding cysteine desulfurase NifS, with amino-acid sequence MKKFYLDNNATTPLDPEVLEAMMPFLKEDFGNPSSVHQFGRTIRVKVEEAREKVAEILGADPLEIVFTSCGSESNNMALKGVYKKNCNHIITSQIEHPCIIETCNFLEKHGYEVTYVSVDKYGTVNPQEIEDSIKENTLLITIMHGNNEIGTIQPVKEIGEIAKRHEVYFHTDAVQSVGKVPTKVDDLGVDLLSLSGHKLHGPKGIGAIYIRKKTRMHPLIIGGHQERKRRGGTENVPGIIGLGKACEIAQREMENELKRLTSMRESLFKGIMEKIPHVQLNGHPTNRLPTTLNMSFKYVEGESLLINLDLKGVAVSTGSACSSGSLEPSHVLLAMKIPPEVIHGSLRFSLGRFNKEEDIDYVLEVLPPIVEKMREMSPLWEEKKTVMGK; translated from the coding sequence ATGAAAAAGTTTTATCTAGATAATAATGCAACGACTCCATTGGACCCTGAAGTTCTTGAAGCAATGATGCCTTTTCTGAAGGAAGATTTCGGGAATCCATCCAGTGTCCATCAGTTTGGCAGAACGATAAGGGTAAAGGTTGAAGAGGCAAGGGAAAAGGTGGCAGAAATCCTGGGCGCAGATCCTTTAGAAATTGTATTTACAAGTTGTGGTAGTGAATCGAATAATATGGCGTTAAAGGGTGTATATAAAAAGAATTGTAATCATATTATTACCTCCCAGATAGAACACCCTTGTATAATAGAAACATGTAATTTTTTAGAAAAACACGGATATGAGGTAACCTATGTCTCAGTAGATAAATATGGAACCGTTAATCCTCAGGAGATTGAAGACTCGATAAAAGAAAATACGCTCCTTATAACAATTATGCACGGCAATAATGAAATAGGGACGATCCAGCCTGTAAAGGAGATTGGTGAAATAGCAAAAAGACACGAAGTCTATTTTCATACAGATGCCGTCCAAAGCGTGGGAAAGGTACCTACTAAAGTCGATGATTTAGGTGTTGATCTCTTAAGCTTATCCGGGCATAAACTTCACGGTCCGAAAGGAATAGGTGCCATCTATATAAGAAAGAAGACCAGAATGCATCCCTTAATAATCGGAGGACATCAAGAAAGAAAAAGACGTGGAGGAACTGAAAATGTTCCGGGAATAATAGGGCTTGGAAAGGCATGTGAAATTGCTCAAAGGGAGATGGAAAACGAATTGAAAAGACTTACTTCCATGAGGGAATCCCTATTTAAGGGTATAATGGAAAAGATACCTCATGTTCAATTAAATGGTCATCCGACAAACAGGCTTCCTACAACCCTTAATATGAGCTTCAAATATGTAGAAGGAGAATCCCTGTTAATCAATTTAGACCTGAAGGGTGTTGCAGTTTCTACAGGATCAGCCTGCAGCTCAGGATCTTTGGAACCTTCTCATGTATTATTAGCCATGAAAATACCTCCTGAGGTAATACACGGTTCCCTGAGATTTAGCCTTGGAAGGTTTAATAAAGAGGAAGATATAGATTATGTGTTAGAAGTCTTACCTCCAATTGTTGAAAAGATGAGGGAGATGTCTCCTCTTTGGGAAGAGAAAAAAACTGTTATGGGTAAATAA
- the smpB gene encoding SsrA-binding protein SmpB codes for MVSQKIICKNKKASHDYHLSETYEAGIVLKGTEVKSLREGKVNLKESYASIEGGEVYLYNCHISPYSHGSDANHNPLRTKKLLFHKKEIKKLTGKIKEKGLTLIPLKLYFLNGIAKIEMALAKGKKLYDKREDMKMKDAKKDIERAFKNRQRI; via the coding sequence ATGGTTTCTCAAAAGATTATATGCAAAAACAAAAAGGCATCTCATGATTATCACCTGAGTGAAACCTATGAGGCAGGGATTGTCCTTAAAGGAACAGAGGTAAAATCTCTAAGGGAAGGAAAAGTAAACCTAAAAGAAAGTTATGCCTCCATAGAGGGGGGAGAGGTCTATCTTTATAACTGCCATATCAGTCCCTATTCTCACGGCAGCGATGCTAACCATAACCCCTTAAGAACAAAAAAGCTCTTATTTCATAAAAAAGAGATCAAGAAACTTACAGGAAAGATAAAGGAAAAGGGCCTTACCCTTATTCCTTTAAAACTCTATTTTTTAAATGGAATTGCCAAGATTGAGATGGCCCTTGCAAAGGGAAAGAAGCTCTACGATAAGCGAGAGGATATGAAGATGAAAGACGCTAAGAAGGATATTGAAAGGGCCTTTAAAAATAGACAAAGAATTTAA
- a CDS encoding tetratricopeptide repeat protein: MKMEWQDIIRKLKEYKKAIKGLGEKDRSEKGNTLEPSVDLKETKDAYTRIIEQNIEYAEAYIGRGTVSKNLGDDYQAIRDYNRAIELNPKSAEAYFCRGIVYQDIGKFYRAIRDYDRAIEENPKYAEAYNHRGIVFRKLGDYHRAIRDYDRAIEENPKYIAAYHNRGSAYEIIGNYYQAIEDYNKLIEINPEDKKSYSNRGLAYEKLGNSEQAINNLKTAARLGDKVAQHVLKSKRIQW; the protein is encoded by the coding sequence ATGAAAATGGAATGGCAAGACATAATAAGGAAGCTTAAAGAATACAAAAAAGCTATCAAAGGATTAGGTGAAAAAGACCGGTCTGAAAAGGGGAATACATTAGAACCCTCTGTTGATCTGAAAGAGACAAAAGATGCCTATACAAGGATCATAGAGCAGAACATAGAATACGCCGAGGCTTATATCGGTCGTGGGACTGTTTCGAAGAACCTCGGTGACGATTATCAGGCCATCAGAGACTATAACAGGGCTATAGAGCTGAACCCAAAATCAGCAGAGGCTTATTTTTGTCGTGGGATTGTTTATCAAGACATTGGTAAATTCTATCGTGCCATTCGAGACTATGATCGAGCAATAGAGGAAAACCCAAAATATGCAGAGGCTTATAATCATCGAGGGATTGTTTTTAGGAAACTTGGAGATTATCATCGTGCCATTAGGGACTATGATCGAGCAATAGAAGAAAACCCAAAATATATAGCGGCATATCATAATCGGGGAAGTGCTTATGAGATAATTGGTAACTATTATCAAGCTATCGAAGACTATAACAAGCTTATAGAAATTAACCCAGAAGATAAAAAGTCATATTCCAATCGCGGGCTAGCGTATGAGAAACTCGGCAACAGTGAACAGGCTATTAACAACCTTAAAACTGCTGCAAGATTGGGCGATAAAGTTGCCCAGCATGTCTTAAAATCAAAAAGGATTCAATGGTAA
- the nifU gene encoding Fe-S cluster assembly scaffold protein NifU, whose product MYTEKVMDHFTNPRNVGEIEDADGVGTVGNPACGDIMKIFIKVKDNVIEDIKFKTFGCGAAIASSSVATELIKGKTIEEALKLTNKVVIEALGGLPKEKLHCSVLAEDALKSAIEDYQKKQNK is encoded by the coding sequence ATGTATACAGAAAAAGTCATGGATCATTTTACAAATCCACGAAATGTTGGTGAGATAGAGGATGCGGATGGTGTTGGCACTGTAGGCAATCCAGCTTGCGGAGATATAATGAAGATTTTTATTAAGGTAAAAGATAATGTGATTGAAGATATCAAATTTAAAACCTTTGGTTGCGGGGCTGCAATAGCAAGCAGCTCAGTAGCTACTGAATTAATCAAAGGCAAAACCATTGAAGAGGCATTAAAACTAACAAACAAGGTGGTAATAGAAGCCCTTGGTGGTTTGCCAAAAGAAAAGTTACATTGCTCTGTATTAGCAGAAGATGCCCTTAAATCAGCAATAGAAGATTATCAAAAAAAGCAAAACAAATAG
- a CDS encoding secondary thiamine-phosphate synthase enzyme YjbQ, producing the protein MKSYRKELWFNVPTRRAFINITPQVDECLKESRIKEGLLLVNAMHITASVFINDDESGLHQDYERWLEELAPHEPISQYMHNRTGEDNGDAHLKRQVMGREVVVALTNGKLDFGPWEQIFYGEFDGRRKKRVL; encoded by the coding sequence GTGAAAAGTTATCGAAAAGAATTGTGGTTTAATGTGCCTACAAGACGGGCCTTCATCAACATAACACCACAGGTCGATGAATGTTTAAAAGAAAGTAGAATCAAGGAGGGTCTTTTGTTGGTAAATGCCATGCACATAACAGCATCTGTGTTTATCAATGATGATGAGTCTGGCCTGCATCAGGATTATGAGAGATGGCTGGAGGAATTAGCACCACACGAACCCATATCACAATATATGCATAATCGGACAGGTGAGGACAATGGCGATGCCCATCTAAAAAGACAGGTCATGGGCCGAGAGGTTGTCGTTGCTTTGACCAATGGGAAGCTGGACTTTGGGCCATGGGAGCAGATCTTTTATGGTGAGTTTGATGGTCGACGAAAAAAGAGGGTATTA